A window of Saimiri boliviensis isolate mSaiBol1 chromosome 1, mSaiBol1.pri, whole genome shotgun sequence genomic DNA:
AGCGAGAGCGCGACGCGACCGCGGCTTCCCGTGCTGAGCCTGGCCGCCCAGCGCCGCGGCCAGCCCGAGGCCTGGAGGGGTCCGGGCCGCGGTCTATGGTCGCGGCGTCCTGAGGCGGGGGACGCGCCTGGCGCCCCCggccctcctccgcctcctcccgtGGGGCTGGCGGCCTCCTCCGGCGCCTCCCCGCGCCCGCCCGCCACTTGCAgtcgcctccctccctccttccctgcggCTCCCCCTGGCTTTCGGAGCCCGGGGGCGGCCTGTGGCGCGCGGAGCCCGCGCCGGACTGCGCCTCTTTGGACCTTGAGGGGAAACATGCATTTGGCTTGGATCGTTTGAAATTCTGAGTTTGGGATCCCCGCCCGCCCGCCTCTTCCGCCCCGcggctttttccttttttcttttgctttttttccttttctccctccggATCTCCTTTTTGACTCCCTCCCCCTTTATGCTCTCCCAGCCCTCCCCCCGCTGCTGAGAAGTGGGGGAGGGTCTCGGCCTCCAGGTTCCCGCCCCACCGGGGCTTGGGCGAGCATGGGGGGCAAGCAGAGCACGGCGGCTCGCTCCCGGGGACCCTTCCCGGGGGTCTCCACCGATGACAGCGCCGTGCCGCCGCCGGGAGGGGCGCCCCATTTCGGGCACTACCGGACGGGCGGCGGGGCCATGGGGCTGCGCAGCCGCTCGGTCAGCTCGGTGGCAGGCATGGGCATGGACCCCAGCACGGCCGGGGGGGTGCCCTTTGGCCTCTACACCCCCGCCTCTCGGGGCACCGGCGACTCCGAGAGGGCTCCTGGCGGCGGAGGGTCCACGTCCGACTCCACCTATGCCCATGGCAATGGTTACCAGGAGACGGGCGGCGGTCACCATAGAGACGGGATGCTGTACCTGGGCTCCCGAGCCTCGCTGGCGGATGCTCTACCTCTGCACATCGGACCCAGGTGGTTCAGCTCGCACAGTGGTGAGTCCGTGGGTGGTGGAGGCCTCGGAGGGAGGGCGCACCAGGGCGCCCCAAGCCTTCGCGTGCGTGCCAAGGTTTGGGAATGTAGTGCACGAccgggatctgcctgccttccttttgGTTCCCGATGCCAAGGGATGAATGGGATACCTACCTTCTGGAAGCGAGGCTTTCTGCGAGGTTTTCTGCAAGGCTGCGGAGCCCGGCGTTTTAGGACTCCCGGCATGTGTTCACTTGTGGAAGGGCAGAGAGAAGCCTGCCTATTGGAGTCCCATCTATTGTCATCACCCTCAGTGAAGAGGTCTTGTCTGGCCGATAGCAAGTCAGCCTGGGTGCTTCCATTCTGCCACTGCAGCACTGTGCCTGCCTCACTGGTAACGGAGAGATGGAGCCAGTTGAGCAAGCAGTGTCTCCTAAACAGagtgtgaaaatgaaataaaattagggGCAAGTGATGCCTGGATTAGGGCTCTCACTCTTGCTGGGAGAGAGAGGTGCCCAGTTTTGACACCCTGCTGGAGATCtgtttgaaatgtttaaaatggagCAGTCGGCAGGCGGTTGGCATAGACAGGTGTGGCTGCTGTATGGAGGGCCCAGCCAGCCAAGCTCGCGGGGGCTTTGCAGGACCAGGGCTCCGGTCACCTGTGCTGCATGCAGCAGGCTTGGCTCCACGACTCTCACCTCcctccatcttttttcttctccGTCATGCAAAGTGCTTGGTCTTCCTGTGAATCTGCATCTTTTTGTAACAGGGAGCCGGTCAAGGTGGGGCATTATTGCCTGATTGTTGGCACATGACTGGGGAAAAGGAAGATTCAAGGAATCTGgatgaattcattttatgaaCTTCTGGTGACAAGCCAGCGAAAGGTTGGAGGGGGATTTCCCAGATTCCTACTGGCAGGGCAGAAAAGACCTGGCAGGAGGAAAACAGGTCTGTCTGCTAGGTCAGGCTTCTACAAAATTGGTCAAAAGGGGTGTGGGGCCGCTATTTGCTAATTGGCAAGTTGAATGAAGAAGTTACATCTTCAGATTCTTTTGAGTGAGTTGGAAAATTTAGATATTGTGTGGGGGAAAGATTTCTCCTGCCTTTAGGGTACTTTATGGAGGATAGTATCAGTTGGATCACTGTTGTAGCTACTGTGAAACAGCGTTGACTTTTGGGTTATCTCCCCCGTCCCCCACAAATAGCCTGGggtttattttcatttggtttggttttttgttaaTGATGTGAACTTTAATTTGTGAAATAGTGTTGGGGGAGAAGCTGTATTAGTGATTAATTTAGGGTAACACTTAGAAGTAGCTTGTGAATTGTTAGGATATTTTAATCTCTGAACAGACTTCTGGATATCATTGGAGCTTTTCTGACCTCATCGAACTCTGCCCTGAATGAGATGCAAGAGTTGATTGCCTTTGGCTCCTTGAGGCATTTGATTAGAATTAGGCGTTTTGAAATTAATAATCTTTCCTATGAAATTTAGTCCAGAGAGTTAGCCATATTTTTGAGATGACTGGTTAAGTGCTTAAAAGAACTGTAATGAGTATCTGGTTTTGAACTGAAAAGCACTATAAGAAGTGTCtctaaaattacagaattttgtGTGTTGAAAAACATAATAtgtagagaggaagaaagggggttctttttttttttttttttttgagatggagtttcgctcttgttacccaggctggagtgcaatggcgcgatctcggctcaccgcaacctccgcctcctgggttcaggcaattcttctgcctcagcctcccgaatagctgggattacaggcacacgccaccatgcccagctaattttttgtatttttagtagagacagggtttcaccaagttgaccaggatggtctcgatctcttgaccttgtgatccacccgccttggcctcccaaagtgctgggattacaggcttgagccaccgcgcccggcgggggTTCTTTTTTTGCTAAAATTTCTTAAGTCTTTCTCttactaaaaatttatttattcttatgctGCCACCAGGTTCCATGCTAGAGTTATGAGCTTATAATTGGATTCCAAAATTTCACTCCTAAGCTGTGAAATCTTAAGTTCTTTCATCCGGTTATGGTAAGGGTAGAGAGAGCCACTGACCTGTGGGGATACACGAAAGTTGGAGCATGTTAATCCTTTAGGGAGAGTGTTGAAAGTGTGTATGGGCGGCTGCTATTAATATAGTAGGTAATCCATTCCTTACTGTGTAGGACCATCATGTCCTCCTGCAAGACATTGAGCATACCTGGCCCCACCTACTAAATGCTGACAGCATCCAGCAGTTCAGTGTGTCACCCCAAAATGTCCCCAAGAACTCCCAAATGCCATTTGGGGTGTGGGTGGTACCACTCTGATTAAGAACCGCTGCTTTTAGGGATTTATTCTATTATTCAATAAAGTAATTAGCTTTTTCAGTGCAGTTCATTTGAGATGAGGCTTCATGTGCAGCAGTGGTTCCATCTCACCTGGAACAGACCATGGGCTCTTACAGGATGTCTGTTTCCTCTCTTCTTCATTACTGCAAGAAGCAAAACTTGTTTTTGCTTTGAAGCCTTTGAGTAAGGTCTAAGCAGCTTTTGCTCTTGTGTTGTAAGATTAGAAGGGTAAGGATTTCGGTGCACAATTGATTAGATGCCTGCAAGTTGATATGTGATGCTTTTGCTTGTGTTTTCAAGGTGCTCTTGCAACTCTTCATGGGCACAGAAAACAGTTGTCAGTGAAATACGTGGGGGAGTTCAGTGTATACGAGGCCTTCTCAGAGAGAACGGGCTTAGGCTGAGTCTGGAGGTAGAATACTAAAGGGTCCTGGTCCCAGCTCCtcctctgagtagctgtgaccttgggcaagacatATCCCCTCTCTCAAGcctcatcttttttgttttttaaatagctgtGATCATCTTAATGAGTGTCAGCCTTGCTCCCCAAATCCTGGGAGAGGAAGCGCTGTagtcacttttattttctctaggtTCCTGGCTTCCCTGTGCTGTGACCCCCAAATATCCCATTCCCTAtgcctggaatgcttttctaTCCATTCTTCACAGGAATTTATCTTCCTGATCTCTTAGGGCTCAGAGACTACTCTTAAAAATTGGGCCCTCCTGTTATTCTCTCCAGTCACTCACTTGTTACCTTAATTAGTCTGAATACACTTTGtaagtattttatgtttacttttttctacGTATAGTTTGCCTAAAGtctaagctccatgagagcagtaGTGTTCCTTGATCCCTGTTGTAGGTCttgcactgtgcctggcactcaTGTGTTTCGAGTACATGAATTTGAGTACTTTATGTCCATCATCTCACTTAATCATCACTATAACTCTGTGCAGTAAGACTGTTCTCCCTTACCCCCATGGTGCAGGTAAGGAAACAGGTTTGGGGGCAGTTAAGGAACTCACACAGGATCGGGCAGTTAGTTGGTGGGGGAGATGGGACCAGAATGCACGTCCGTTTGTGTCAGAA
This region includes:
- the ZNRF1 gene encoding E3 ubiquitin-protein ligase ZNRF1; its protein translation is MGGKQSTAARSRGPFPGVSTDDSAVPPPGGAPHFGHYRTGGGAMGLRSRSVSSVAGMGMDPSTAGGVPFGLYTPASRGTGDSERAPGGGGSTSDSTYAHGNGYQETGGGHHRDGMLYLGSRASLADALPLHIGPRWFSSHSGFKCPICSKSVASDEMEMHFIMCLSKPRLSYNDDVLTKDAGECVICLEELLQGDTIARLPCLCIYHKSCIDSWFEVNRSCPEHPAD